From Ancylobacter pratisalsi, one genomic window encodes:
- a CDS encoding esterase-like activity of phytase family protein, translating into MRSILLAGVSAIVLGLAASAAVAQSPAPFNRIATFNVIDNLPAGADPSKSTAAEIITFTEDGNTLIYSDSPGHRIGFVDITDPNMPKAAGVVALDGEPTTTVVIGGKAYVGVNTSVTKSNPSGHLAVVDIATRKVEDKIDLGGQPDAVAKSPDGSYLAIAIENERDEEINDGAMPQLPPGNLTYFEVKNGRVVDESKKVVDLTGLAAVVPEDPEPEYVDINSRNEVVVTLQENNHIVIVDLPTGKVTNSFSAGTVDLDQIDTKKDKVIDLSGSMKDVPREPDTVQWIDDNRFVIANEGDWKGGTRGFSIFDKTGKLLFESGNVPEHMAVSLGHYPDKRNKKGIEMEGAEVATFGDDRLIFVASERGSIVFVYRDKGGAEAPEFLQVLPGGIGPEGLMAIPSRNLFVTASETDLRDEGGIGSVVTVYERQAGKSSTYPTIKSVNGPDGLPIWWSALSGFAADPATPAKLYAVTDSAYAQARVLTVDASSIPAKITDAMVLTRDGQPAKGLDLEGIAVRPEGGFWIVSEGNPEKKENPTQNLLLRVGADGAIAEEIALPEAVAAQAKRFGFEGVAVVGSGANETVWIAVQREWKDDPKGFVKLIAYTPATMSWAYVRYPLDQPEKGWIGLSELTAYKDGFLVIERDNQIGPSAKVKKLTYVSLKGVTPVALGSEAQPPVLVKTDAKDLLPLLKAPNGYVLDKIESFAIDKDGNAFLVTDNDGVDGSSGETQFFAIGKMN; encoded by the coding sequence ATGCGCTCCATTCTTCTCGCAGGCGTGTCGGCCATCGTGCTTGGCCTTGCGGCTTCCGCAGCTGTTGCCCAGTCGCCGGCGCCGTTCAATCGCATTGCGACGTTCAATGTCATCGACAACCTGCCCGCAGGCGCGGATCCGTCAAAGTCGACAGCGGCCGAGATCATCACCTTTACCGAGGATGGCAACACGCTGATCTACAGCGACAGCCCCGGGCATCGGATCGGCTTCGTCGACATCACCGATCCGAATATGCCGAAGGCCGCCGGTGTGGTGGCTCTGGACGGCGAGCCGACGACGACCGTCGTTATCGGTGGCAAGGCCTATGTCGGCGTGAACACCTCGGTGACGAAGTCGAACCCTTCAGGCCATCTCGCGGTGGTCGACATCGCCACGCGCAAGGTCGAAGACAAGATCGACCTGGGCGGCCAGCCTGATGCCGTGGCCAAGAGTCCGGATGGCAGCTACCTGGCCATCGCCATCGAGAATGAGCGCGATGAGGAGATCAATGACGGCGCGATGCCCCAGCTGCCGCCGGGCAACCTGACCTATTTCGAGGTCAAGAACGGCCGCGTGGTCGACGAGTCCAAGAAGGTTGTTGATCTCACGGGCCTCGCCGCCGTAGTGCCCGAGGACCCCGAGCCTGAATATGTCGACATCAACTCCCGCAACGAAGTCGTCGTGACGCTGCAGGAGAACAATCACATCGTTATCGTGGACCTGCCCACCGGCAAGGTGACGAACAGCTTCTCCGCTGGCACGGTGGACCTCGACCAGATCGATACCAAGAAGGACAAGGTGATCGACCTGTCCGGCTCGATGAAGGATGTGCCGCGCGAGCCCGACACCGTTCAGTGGATCGATGACAACCGCTTTGTCATTGCCAATGAAGGCGACTGGAAAGGCGGCACGCGCGGCTTCAGCATCTTCGACAAGACCGGCAAGCTGCTGTTCGAGTCCGGCAACGTGCCGGAGCACATGGCGGTGAGCCTTGGGCACTACCCCGACAAGCGCAACAAGAAGGGCATCGAGATGGAGGGCGCAGAAGTCGCGACCTTCGGTGATGACCGCCTGATCTTCGTTGCCTCCGAGCGCGGCTCCATTGTTTTTGTGTACCGCGACAAGGGTGGTGCCGAGGCACCGGAATTCCTGCAGGTGCTGCCGGGTGGCATCGGGCCGGAGGGGCTGATGGCCATTCCGAGCCGCAACCTGTTCGTCACCGCCAGCGAAACGGACCTGCGCGATGAAGGCGGGATTGGTTCCGTCGTGACGGTCTACGAGCGCCAGGCTGGCAAGAGCTCGACCTATCCGACCATCAAGTCGGTGAACGGGCCTGACGGTCTGCCGATCTGGTGGTCCGCGCTCTCCGGCTTCGCGGCGGATCCCGCAACGCCTGCCAAGCTCTATGCCGTGACCGACAGCGCGTATGCGCAGGCCCGGGTACTGACCGTCGACGCTTCGTCGATCCCGGCGAAGATCACCGACGCGATGGTGCTGACCCGCGACGGGCAGCCGGCCAAGGGGCTCGACCTCGAAGGCATCGCGGTTCGGCCGGAAGGGGGCTTCTGGATCGTTTCCGAAGGCAATCCGGAGAAGAAGGAAAATCCGACGCAGAATCTTCTGCTGCGCGTGGGTGCCGATGGCGCGATCGCCGAGGAGATTGCCCTTCCTGAAGCCGTCGCCGCACAGGCCAAGCGCTTCGGCTTCGAGGGTGTGGCCGTGGTCGGTTCCGGCGCGAACGAGACGGTCTGGATCGCCGTTCAGCGGGAGTGGAAGGACGATCCCAAGGGCTTCGTGAAGCTGATCGCCTACACGCCCGCAACGATGAGCTGGGCTTATGTGCGCTATCCGCTCGACCAGCCCGAAAAGGGGTGGATCGGCCTCTCTGAGCTGACCGCCTACAAGGACGGCTTTCTGGTGATCGAGCGCGACAACCAGATCGGCCCCAGCGCCAAGGTGAAGAAGCTCACCTATGTCTCGCTCAAGGGAGTGACCCCGGTCGCCCTGGGGTCGGAGGCCCAGCCGCCGGTGCTGGTCAAAACCGACGCGAAGGACCTTCTGCCGCTTCTCAAGGCTCCCAACGGCTATGTGCTCGACAAGATCGAGAGCTTTGCCATCGACAAGGACGGCAATGCGTTTCTCGTGACGGACAATGACGGCGTCGACGGTTCTTCCGGCGAAACCCAGTTCTTCGCCATCGGCAAGATGAACTGA
- a CDS encoding TRAP transporter small permease subunit, which produces MIGFIRLADRLSGWFGKTFAWLILLMTFGTSYEVFVRYVLNAPTPWAFDMSFIMYGTLFLMAGAYTLSQGGHVRGDFVYRLWKPRTQAAVDLVLYLIFFFPGVLALIITGWKYSSRSWSYGEVSINSPAGVPIFQFKSVMVAAGLLLAIQGVAQIFRCVLCLRTGEWLRAEKDVEETEEALIHQREQELEQRAHS; this is translated from the coding sequence TTGATTGGATTCATACGTTTGGCCGATCGGCTGTCCGGCTGGTTTGGCAAGACATTCGCGTGGCTGATCCTGCTGATGACATTCGGCACCAGCTACGAAGTCTTCGTGCGCTATGTGCTGAACGCGCCGACGCCCTGGGCGTTCGACATGTCCTTCATAATGTACGGCACGCTCTTTCTGATGGCGGGCGCTTACACGCTTTCTCAGGGTGGCCACGTCCGAGGCGACTTTGTCTACCGGCTCTGGAAACCCCGAACGCAGGCGGCCGTCGACCTCGTCCTCTACCTGATCTTCTTCTTCCCTGGTGTGCTCGCCCTGATCATCACCGGTTGGAAGTACTCGAGCCGCTCGTGGAGCTATGGCGAAGTCAGCATCAACAGCCCTGCCGGCGTGCCTATCTTCCAGTTCAAGTCGGTGATGGTAGCCGCCGGTCTCCTGCTCGCGATCCAGGGCGTCGCCCAGATTTTCCGCTGCGTGCTTTGCCTGCGAACGGGCGAATGGCTGCGCGCCGAAAAGGACGTCGAGGAGACCGAGGAAGCCCTCATCCATCAGCGCGAGCAAGAACTCGAGCAGCGGGCCCATTCGTGA
- a CDS encoding DUF488 family protein, whose protein sequence is MPPLFTIGYEQVSASSVLDTLADAGVGLLVDVRAVASSRRAGFSKSLLSAGVASRGMGYLHLRGLGTPAEGRQAARAGRHEEMRRIFAEHIATPTAQDQLDELSRLVATGRPVCLLCYERHPEHCHRQIIAELICERIGVPIQHLAAPPV, encoded by the coding sequence ATGCCGCCGCTCTTCACGATTGGCTACGAACAGGTTTCAGCGTCCTCCGTGCTCGACACACTCGCCGATGCCGGTGTCGGACTTCTGGTCGACGTACGAGCTGTTGCTTCATCCCGGCGCGCCGGATTCTCCAAGAGCCTGCTGTCCGCCGGCGTCGCCAGTCGTGGCATGGGCTATCTCCATCTGCGCGGCCTTGGAACGCCGGCGGAGGGTCGCCAAGCCGCCCGAGCCGGCCGACATGAAGAGATGCGGCGCATTTTTGCCGAGCATATTGCGACGCCAACCGCGCAGGACCAGCTCGACGAACTCAGCCGCCTTGTCGCCACCGGGCGTCCTGTGTGCCTCCTCTGCTATGAGCGCCACCCGGAACACTGCCACAGGCAGATCATCGCCGAACTCATCTGCGAGAGGATTGGCGTTCCAATCCAGCACCTTGCGGCGCCTCCGGTGTGA
- a CDS encoding TRAP transporter substrate-binding protein — MSKSTKALSRRSFLSSGALAGGVAASALAAPAVLAQAPVVVKMQTSWPASDIWMDFARQYVVAVEEMSGGRLKIDLLPAGAVVGAFQVLDGVNDGVIDAAHSVSSYWYGKHKGASFFGTGPVFGGSATTMLGWYYQGGGQELYRELTQDILGLNVYGLFGFPMPAQPFGWFKKPINGVADIQGIKYRTVGLAADLMQQMGMSVAQLPGGEIVPAMERGVIDAFEFNNPSSDLRFGTADVATNYYLSSYHQASEAFEFLFNRDFMDDLDPDLQAILRHGVDASAASNTYFALDNYSADLKKLQEQLGVTVYRTPKDILAAQLVAWDALIETLSKDDYMRRVMESQRAWVERVTYYELMNAADLGLAYNHYFPGKLAI; from the coding sequence ATGTCGAAGTCTACGAAGGCGCTCTCGCGTCGCTCATTTCTCAGCTCGGGCGCTCTCGCGGGTGGCGTCGCCGCCAGCGCTCTCGCCGCACCGGCCGTGCTTGCCCAGGCCCCGGTAGTGGTAAAGATGCAGACTTCCTGGCCGGCATCGGACATCTGGATGGACTTCGCCCGTCAGTATGTCGTCGCCGTTGAGGAAATGTCGGGCGGACGTCTCAAGATCGATCTCCTGCCCGCTGGCGCGGTGGTCGGTGCCTTCCAGGTGCTCGACGGCGTCAATGACGGCGTGATCGACGCCGCGCACAGCGTGTCTTCCTATTGGTACGGCAAGCACAAGGGCGCGTCCTTCTTCGGAACCGGCCCCGTCTTTGGCGGCTCCGCCACCACGATGCTCGGCTGGTATTACCAGGGCGGCGGACAGGAACTTTATCGCGAGCTTACCCAGGACATCCTCGGCCTCAACGTCTACGGCCTGTTCGGCTTCCCGATGCCGGCGCAGCCCTTTGGCTGGTTCAAGAAGCCGATCAACGGCGTCGCCGACATTCAGGGCATCAAGTACCGTACCGTCGGACTGGCGGCCGACCTGATGCAGCAGATGGGCATGAGCGTCGCCCAGCTTCCAGGCGGCGAAATCGTGCCAGCGATGGAACGCGGCGTCATCGATGCGTTCGAGTTCAACAATCCCTCGTCGGACCTGCGCTTCGGCACGGCAGACGTGGCCACCAACTACTATCTCAGCTCCTATCATCAGGCATCTGAAGCCTTCGAATTCCTGTTCAACCGGGACTTCATGGACGATCTCGACCCCGACCTGCAGGCGATCCTGCGGCACGGCGTCGATGCCTCGGCGGCGTCGAACACCTATTTCGCGCTCGACAACTACTCGGCCGACCTCAAGAAGCTCCAGGAACAGCTCGGCGTCACGGTGTACCGCACGCCCAAGGACATCCTCGCGGCACAGCTGGTCGCTTGGGACGCGCTGATCGAGACGCTCTCGAAGGACGATTACATGCGCCGGGTGATGGAGAGCCAGCGCGCGTGGGTGGAACGGGTCACCTACTATGAGCTGATGAACGCGGCCGATCTCGGCCTCGCCTACAATCACTACTTCCCCGGAAAACTCGCGATCTGA
- the bcsS gene encoding cellulose biosynthesis protein BcsS encodes MGGDVGIDKTPPNAFTDRLYFYSGVDVARDNVYGWAGAAWSPSGLMDQEGLRIRLQGGGGQYRYRTPDVAGGWNTVNKTEGELLVGWQFLRGPHALAVYGGVNVTQNLLDQPDPLNREQGTAVGAKALAEWYCSYDPHWTFTGTIGGSTADGRAFIRGTAGRHVHELFDLGTEVGASTDWLSQDARAGLFIAAPLPGRQWRASGGWRWSSDSDDGPYASLSLYAPF; translated from the coding sequence ATGGGCGGAGATGTTGGCATCGACAAGACGCCACCCAACGCCTTCACCGACAGGTTGTACTTCTACTCCGGCGTCGATGTCGCCCGAGACAACGTCTATGGCTGGGCCGGAGCTGCCTGGTCGCCTTCCGGCCTGATGGATCAGGAAGGGCTACGCATCCGCCTGCAGGGAGGTGGTGGCCAGTACCGCTACAGAACCCCCGACGTGGCGGGCGGCTGGAACACGGTCAACAAGACAGAAGGCGAACTGCTTGTCGGCTGGCAGTTCCTGCGCGGGCCCCATGCGCTCGCGGTGTATGGCGGGGTCAATGTCACCCAGAACCTTCTCGATCAGCCCGACCCGTTGAATCGCGAACAGGGCACGGCAGTCGGCGCGAAGGCACTCGCAGAATGGTACTGTAGCTACGACCCTCACTGGACATTCACAGGAACCATCGGCGGGTCAACGGCCGATGGCAGGGCGTTCATTCGCGGCACGGCCGGCCGGCATGTCCACGAACTGTTCGATCTCGGCACCGAGGTCGGTGCCTCGACCGACTGGCTCTCCCAGGATGCACGCGCGGGCCTGTTCATTGCGGCACCCCTGCCCGGCCGACAGTGGCGCGCCAGCGGCGGATGGCGCTGGAGCAGCGACAGCGACGATGGTCCCTATGCGAGCCTGTCGCTCTACGCGCCCTTCTAG
- a CDS encoding NTP transferase domain-containing protein, whose translation MKFGRIAAAEAEGAVNVHGLRLPGLALKKGAVIDRRTVEALGAAGIENLVVARLEPGDVGENEAATLIAAAIAGNDVQVERAFTGRVNLRAEASGLLVVDRAGVDAFNHIDEAVTLATLPAFHPVDVGTMVATVKIIPFAVPARAMERIRDTFRPMVRVAPYRLDRVAVICTKLPGFAEKVVSATLRTTAARLSSAGARIVSEESVRHDEMEVASALRRASASGAQIALVFGASAIADRADVIPAAIEAVGGRVEHFGMPVDPGNLLLLGRIGSMPVLGAPGCARSPKENGFDWVLRRLLAGLDVTSPDIMSMGVGGLLMEIPSRPQPREKTSAGKDGVGVVVLAAGRGTRMPQSYKLTATIGGEALVRRVVRAALASRQRPVVVVTGHEAEQVRQALSGLDIKFVHNPDFAEGLSTSLKAGIMALQPEAAGAVVMLADMPKVGAPLVDRLAEALAPETGGLIAVPVADGRRGNPVAWSRRLFPELIALSGDIGARHLIAENPEAVVEVPVEGDAAFVDVDTREQLEALEIHEIAAGADVDARAALDAMKAEDA comes from the coding sequence TTGAAATTCGGGCGTATTGCCGCCGCCGAGGCGGAAGGTGCGGTCAATGTGCACGGGTTGCGGTTGCCCGGGCTGGCCCTGAAGAAGGGCGCGGTGATCGATCGACGCACGGTCGAGGCGCTTGGCGCGGCGGGCATTGAGAACCTGGTCGTGGCACGGCTGGAACCGGGCGATGTTGGCGAGAACGAAGCCGCGACGCTGATCGCCGCGGCGATCGCCGGGAACGACGTGCAGGTGGAGCGGGCATTTACCGGGCGGGTCAATCTTCGCGCGGAAGCTTCTGGCCTGCTGGTTGTCGACCGAGCCGGCGTCGATGCCTTCAACCACATTGACGAGGCGGTGACGCTCGCCACCTTGCCGGCGTTCCATCCGGTCGACGTCGGCACGATGGTCGCGACGGTCAAGATCATTCCCTTCGCTGTACCTGCCCGGGCCATGGAGCGTATCCGCGACACCTTTCGACCCATGGTACGCGTCGCGCCCTACCGGCTTGATCGGGTGGCGGTGATCTGCACCAAGTTGCCGGGTTTCGCTGAAAAGGTCGTATCGGCCACCCTGCGCACGACGGCGGCCCGGCTTTCGTCCGCCGGCGCGCGGATCGTCAGCGAAGAGAGCGTCCGCCATGACGAAATGGAGGTCGCGTCCGCGCTCCGCCGCGCGTCGGCCAGCGGCGCACAGATCGCACTCGTATTCGGTGCCTCGGCGATAGCTGACCGGGCTGATGTGATCCCTGCGGCGATTGAGGCGGTGGGAGGGCGCGTCGAGCATTTCGGGATGCCAGTCGATCCGGGCAACCTGCTGCTGCTCGGCCGCATCGGCTCCATGCCGGTGCTCGGCGCACCGGGGTGTGCCCGTAGCCCGAAGGAGAACGGCTTCGATTGGGTGCTTCGTCGGTTGCTGGCCGGCCTTGACGTGACGTCGCCGGACATCATGTCGATGGGAGTTGGAGGTCTGCTCATGGAAATTCCCTCACGCCCGCAACCTCGCGAGAAGACATCCGCCGGGAAGGATGGTGTCGGTGTGGTCGTGCTCGCGGCGGGGCGAGGCACACGCATGCCTCAGTCCTACAAGCTGACCGCGACCATCGGCGGGGAGGCCTTGGTGAGGCGTGTCGTTCGCGCGGCACTCGCTTCGCGGCAGCGCCCGGTTGTCGTTGTTACCGGTCATGAGGCCGAGCAGGTGAGGCAGGCGCTTTCCGGCCTTGATATCAAGTTCGTCCATAATCCCGACTTTGCCGAGGGGCTGTCGACCTCGCTCAAAGCTGGCATCATGGCGCTCCAGCCGGAGGCCGCCGGCGCCGTGGTCATGCTCGCGGATATGCCGAAAGTCGGCGCTCCCCTCGTCGATCGCCTTGCGGAGGCGCTCGCTCCGGAGACGGGCGGGTTGATCGCCGTGCCGGTTGCTGACGGGAGGCGCGGCAACCCTGTCGCCTGGTCACGTCGCCTGTTTCCGGAATTGATTGCGCTGAGCGGCGATATCGGGGCGCGCCATCTCATCGCGGAAAACCCCGAGGCGGTGGTCGAGGTGCCGGTCGAAGGAGACGCAGCGTTCGTCGATGTCGATACGCGGGAGCAACTGGAAGCGCTGGAGATTCACGAGATCGCAGCGGGTGCCGACGTCGACGCCCGGGCGGCGCTCGATGCCATGAAGGCCGAGGACGCTTGA
- a CDS encoding amidase, which yields MTAKPAFRGAEAIISLSAVDQRDRIASGALRAEEVTEAYIARINATEPDIHAWAWFDPDHARAQARSLDAYRGTGRPIGPLHGVPVGLKDIIDAVKIPTANGTSLDEGRMPEHDSFVAAKLKAAGAVIMGKTAITELAYLHPGPTRNPVNPEHTPGGSSSGSAAAVAAGQVPLSIGTQTGGSLIRPAAFCGTVGFKPTFGAIPRTGILAQSPSLDTVGVFARTVRDVALIADVIFGHDQNDRATSLAPAPRLLETASTSPPLPPVFAFVKPPNWEMATQETQDALAEIAEFLGQQCFEVDLPVAFDGARAAHGRIYLAEMAKCYHTYERRGRDLLSEELRTAIDAGKAIPARDYIAALDWPDVLYAGLSEVFNRCDVILTAAAPGPAPLGIESTGDAVFNSLWTLLGVPAVTLPVLQVDGLPMGVQLVGRRGDDGRLLRAALWLMERVAATEGEAS from the coding sequence ATGACAGCAAAACCAGCCTTCCGCGGCGCAGAGGCGATCATCAGCCTCAGCGCAGTCGACCAGCGCGACCGCATCGCCTCCGGCGCTCTACGAGCCGAAGAAGTGACCGAAGCCTATATCGCGCGCATCAACGCGACCGAGCCGGACATCCACGCCTGGGCGTGGTTTGATCCCGACCATGCGCGGGCTCAGGCTCGCTCGCTTGATGCCTATCGCGGCACCGGCCGACCGATCGGACCGTTGCACGGCGTACCGGTGGGCCTGAAGGACATCATCGACGCAGTCAAGATCCCGACGGCGAACGGCACCTCCCTCGACGAAGGACGCATGCCGGAACATGACTCGTTCGTCGCCGCCAAGCTGAAGGCGGCGGGGGCTGTTATCATGGGCAAGACGGCAATCACCGAGCTCGCCTATCTGCATCCGGGACCAACCCGCAACCCGGTCAACCCGGAGCACACTCCCGGCGGCTCGTCGTCTGGTTCGGCCGCGGCGGTAGCGGCGGGCCAGGTGCCGCTGTCCATCGGCACCCAGACGGGCGGCTCCTTGATCCGCCCGGCCGCCTTCTGCGGCACCGTGGGCTTTAAGCCGACCTTTGGCGCGATTCCGCGAACAGGCATCCTTGCCCAGAGCCCCAGTCTCGACACGGTCGGCGTTTTTGCGCGCACGGTCCGCGACGTCGCGCTCATCGCCGACGTGATCTTTGGTCACGACCAGAACGACCGAGCGACCAGCCTGGCACCTGCGCCACGACTGCTGGAGACGGCCAGCACATCGCCTCCCCTGCCGCCGGTCTTCGCCTTCGTAAAGCCCCCCAACTGGGAGATGGCCACGCAGGAGACACAGGACGCGCTGGCTGAAATTGCCGAGTTTCTTGGCCAGCAGTGCTTTGAAGTGGACCTGCCAGTGGCCTTCGATGGCGCACGAGCCGCGCATGGGCGGATCTATCTGGCCGAGATGGCGAAGTGCTACCACACCTATGAACGCCGCGGCCGCGATCTGCTGTCGGAAGAGCTTCGAACCGCGATCGACGCCGGCAAGGCTATTCCCGCGCGGGACTACATAGCCGCTCTCGACTGGCCGGACGTGCTCTATGCCGGTCTCTCCGAGGTCTTCAATCGCTGCGACGTGATCCTCACTGCGGCAGCCCCCGGCCCAGCACCTCTCGGCATTGAGAGCACAGGCGACGCCGTCTTCAATTCGCTCTGGACGCTGCTCGGCGTGCCTGCCGTCACCCTTCCGGTGCTGCAGGTCGACGGTCTGCCGATGGGCGTGCAGCTCGTGGGCCGCCGCGGCGATGATGGCAGGCTTCTGCGCGCCGCACTCTGGCTTATGGAGCGCGTTGCCGCAACCGAGGGAGAAGCCTCATGA
- a CDS encoding XdhC family protein, with the protein MDLAVLERLNAERAARRATILVTELGSGRQRMVTPLDVAADPLADRLAEGFRTGRSALVEVGDDKVFLTVQVPSPRLVIAGAVHISQALVPMAKSAGFDVTIIDPRTAFATPERFPQVDLRAEWPDIVLPALALDPFTAVAALTHDPKIDDAVLVDALARDCFYVGALGSRRTHAARVERLVERGVTREKLARLHAPIGLDIGAVSPSEIAVSILAEVIGVLRRRPVATERTG; encoded by the coding sequence ATGGACCTCGCCGTTCTCGAACGTCTGAATGCCGAGCGCGCCGCCCGTCGCGCCACGATACTGGTCACCGAGCTTGGTAGCGGGCGGCAAAGAATGGTCACTCCGCTCGACGTGGCCGCCGATCCGCTTGCCGACCGTCTTGCCGAAGGATTTCGCACCGGACGCAGCGCGCTGGTGGAGGTGGGCGATGACAAGGTGTTCCTGACCGTTCAGGTGCCTTCGCCACGACTGGTTATCGCGGGCGCTGTTCATATTTCGCAGGCGCTGGTTCCGATGGCCAAGAGCGCAGGATTTGATGTGACCATCATCGATCCACGTACGGCTTTTGCCACGCCCGAGCGTTTCCCGCAGGTCGATCTGCGGGCCGAATGGCCGGACATCGTGCTGCCCGCCCTTGCACTCGACCCCTTCACCGCGGTTGCCGCCTTGACGCATGACCCGAAGATCGACGATGCCGTTCTTGTCGACGCGCTGGCGAGGGATTGCTTCTACGTCGGCGCACTGGGCTCGCGCCGCACCCACGCCGCGCGTGTTGAGCGGCTTGTCGAAAGGGGTGTCACGCGGGAGAAGCTGGCGCGTCTGCACGCCCCGATTGGTCTCGACATCGGGGCGGTGAGCCCTTCCGAAATCGCGGTATCGATTCTTGCCGAGGTCATCGGCGTGCTTCGGCGCCGCCCGGTCGCAACGGAGCGGACAGGTTGA
- a CDS encoding TRAP transporter large permease produces MTDPQVALLMLGLFIFVVFLGFPIAFTLMAMGIGFGYFAYFDGDRMWRAYNRLSETAGAWDQWSDWIAGFFNNRIFDLFINQTYTVMSNEVLTAVPLFLFMGYIVERANIVDRLFSTLNVASKNVPGSMGVAALITCALFATATGIVGAVVTLMGLLALPAMLKARYDKSFATGIICAGGTLGILIPPSIMLIVYAAASGVSIVRLYAGALLPGFLLVGLYLIYVVGRSILQPSSAPRPTDDEVPDVPLGRVLWMLATSFFPLAVLILSVLGSILFGLATPTEAASIGALGGILLAVAYRALTFQRLRESVYLTARTTAMVCWLFVGSYTFSSVFSYLGGEQVISEFVTGLNLSPLAFLILAQLIIFLLGWPLEWSEIIIIFVPIFLPLLAHFNIDPLFFGILVALNLQTSFLTPPMAMSAYYLKGIAPPEVQLTDIFRGVMPFLLMVFIAMAIVYAVPDVVYYLPNLVYGR; encoded by the coding sequence GTGACTGATCCTCAAGTCGCCCTGCTGATGCTGGGGCTCTTCATTTTCGTAGTATTTTTGGGCTTTCCTATCGCCTTTACACTGATGGCGATGGGCATCGGCTTTGGCTATTTCGCCTATTTCGACGGCGACCGCATGTGGAGGGCCTATAATAGGCTCTCCGAAACAGCGGGTGCGTGGGACCAATGGTCAGATTGGATAGCGGGTTTCTTCAATAACCGTATCTTCGATCTCTTCATCAACCAGACCTATACGGTCATGTCGAATGAAGTGCTGACAGCGGTCCCCCTGTTCCTGTTCATGGGCTACATCGTCGAACGCGCGAACATCGTCGACCGGTTGTTCTCCACCCTCAATGTCGCTTCCAAGAACGTCCCCGGCTCAATGGGCGTCGCGGCGCTTATCACCTGCGCGCTTTTCGCAACGGCCACCGGCATCGTCGGCGCCGTGGTAACGCTCATGGGCCTGCTCGCCCTGCCCGCCATGCTGAAGGCGCGCTACGATAAGAGCTTCGCGACCGGCATCATCTGCGCGGGCGGTACGCTGGGCATCCTGATCCCACCTTCCATCATGCTGATCGTCTATGCCGCCGCCTCGGGCGTCTCCATCGTCCGGCTGTACGCGGGCGCTCTGCTGCCGGGCTTCCTTCTGGTCGGGCTTTATCTCATCTACGTGGTGGGCCGCTCCATCCTCCAGCCCAGTTCGGCGCCGCGCCCCACGGACGATGAAGTGCCGGATGTGCCCCTCGGCCGCGTGCTTTGGATGCTGGCGACCTCATTCTTCCCGCTCGCGGTGCTGATTCTTTCCGTGCTCGGCTCGATCCTCTTCGGGCTCGCGACACCGACCGAGGCCGCCTCGATCGGCGCGTTGGGCGGAATCCTGCTGGCGGTCGCCTACCGCGCACTCACCTTCCAGCGGCTGCGTGAATCGGTCTATCTGACGGCACGCACCACGGCGATGGTCTGCTGGCTCTTCGTCGGCTCCTACACCTTCTCCTCGGTGTTCTCCTATCTCGGCGGCGAGCAGGTCATCTCGGAGTTCGTGACCGGCCTCAATCTCTCGCCCCTCGCCTTCCTGATCCTTGCCCAGCTGATTATCTTTCTCCTCGGCTGGCCACTGGAATGGTCGGAGATCATCATCATCTTCGTGCCGATCTTCCTGCCGCTGCTGGCGCACTTCAACATTGATCCACTGTTCTTCGGCATTCTTGTCGCGCTGAATCTGCAGACCAGCTTCCTCACGCCACCCATGGCCATGTCGGCCTACTATCTCAAGGGGATAGCCCCTCCAGAGGTGCAGCTCACCGACATTTTCCGAGGCGTCATGCCGTTCCTGCTGATGGTCTTCATCGCCATGGCGATCGTCTATGCGGTGCCTGACGTGGTCTATTACCTGCCGAACCTGGTGTATGGCCGATGA